One segment of Rosa chinensis cultivar Old Blush chromosome 6, RchiOBHm-V2, whole genome shotgun sequence DNA contains the following:
- the LOC112172231 gene encoding cytochrome P450 711A1 has translation MEESFQKLMGMEFLITNVSLVSTVFTVLAILAGVLGYLYAPYWGVRRVPGPRTIPFLGHLPLLAKHGPDVFSVLAKQYGPIFRFHMGRQPLIIVADAELCREVGIKKFKDIPNRSIPSPISGSPLHQKGLFFTRDTRWSTMRNTILSVYQPSYLASLVPTMQSFIESATQNLDDSSQSSKKEDITFSNLSLRLATDVIGQAAFGVNFGLSKSQSISDSISKIDNGQDKNDDEVSDFINQHIYSTTQLKMDLSGSVSIILGLLVPILQEPFRQILKRIPGTMDRKVDRTNQNLSSRLDGIVMKRMNDSERGSKNFLSLIMNARESEGVAKSVFTPDYISAVTYEHLLAGSATTSFTLSSAVYLISGHPEVESKLLAEIDGFGPHDQIPTAHDLQHKFPYLEQVIKEAMRFYMVSPLVARETSREVEVGGYLLPKGTWVWLALGVLAKDPKNFPEPEKFKPERFDPNGKEEKQRHPYAFIPFGIGPRACIGQKFSLQELKLSLIHLYRKYVFRHSPNMETPLELEYGIVLNFKKGVKLTVIKRT, from the exons ATGGAAGAGAGCTTTCAGAAATTGATGGGGATGGAGTTTTTGATCACCAATGTTTCTCTGGTCTCGACCGTTTTCACAGTGCTGGCAATATTGGCTGGAGTTTTGGGCTACTTGTATGCACCATACTGGGGAGTGAGAAGGGTTCCTGGCCCACGAACTATCCCTTTTCTAGGACACCTTCCCTTGCTGGCTAAGCACGGTCCTGATGTGTTCTCAGTTCTTGCCAAACAATATGGCCCTATCTTCAG GTTTCATATGGGTAGACAGCCACTTATAATTGTAGCAGATGCAGAGCTTTGTAGAGAAGTTGGAATCAAGAAATTCAAAGACATCCCAAACAGAAGCATACCATCTCCAATCTCAGGCTCCCCTCTTCACCAAAAGGGTCTCTTTTTCACCAG GGACACAAGATGGTCAACTATGAGAAACACCATATTATCAGTGTATCAACCTTCATACCTAGCTAGCCTTGTTCCCACCATGCAATCATTTATTGAATCTGCAACTCAAAACCTTGATGACTCTTCCCAGTCTTCCAAAAAGGAAGACATTACCTTTTCAAACCTCTCACTCAGATTGGCCACTGACGTAATTGGACAAGCTGCCTTTGGTGTCAACTTTGGCCTTTCAAAATCACAGTCCATTAGTGATTCAATCAGCAAGATTGATAATGGCCAAGACAAGAATGATGATGAAGTCTCGGACTTTATCAACCAACATATCTATTCCACAACTCAGCTGAAGATGGACTTGTCAGGTTCCGTATCAATCATATTGGGCCTACTCGTCCCCATATTGCAAGAGCCATTTAGGCAAATCTTGAAGAGAATTCCGGGCACTATGGACCGGAAAGTAGACCGGACTAACCAGAATTTGTCTAGCCGGCTTGATGGGATTGTAATGAAGAGAATGAACGATAGTGAGCGAGGTTCGAAAAATTTCTTGTCGCTCATAATGAATGCAAGGGAGTCAGAAGGGGTAGCAAAGAGTGTGTTCACTCCAGATTACATTAGCGCAGTCACCTATGAGCATTTGCTTGCTGGGTCAGCCACCACATCTTTTACCTTGTCCTCAGCTGTCTACTTGATTTCTGGACACCCGGAAGTCGAAAGCAAGTTGCTAGCCGAAATCGATGGATTTGGTCCACATGATCAGATCCCAACAGCTCATGATCTTCAGCACAAATTCCCTTATCTTGAACAG GTTATTAAAGAGGCAATGAGGTTTTACATGGTTTCTCCGTTAGTTGCAAGAGAAACGTCAAGAGAAGTAGAAGTAGGAGGTTATCTTCTACCAAAG GGGACTTGGGTCTGGTTAGCTCTCGGAGTTTTAGCAAAAGATCCAAAGAACTTCCCGGAGCCAGAGAAGTTCAAGCCAGAGAGATTTGATCCGAACggcaaagaagaaaaacaaaggcaTCCTTATGCTTTCATACCATTTGGAATCGGGCCTCGAGCATGCATTGGTCAGAAGTTTTCTCTACAAGAACTGAAGCTCTCACTAATTCATTTATACCGGAAGTATGTATTCAGGC